A genomic window from Pecten maximus chromosome 6, xPecMax1.1, whole genome shotgun sequence includes:
- the LOC117330136 gene encoding uncharacterized protein LOC117330136: MISDVELTTKVCKNLRSAINDDITVDKLVECEVSKGFLCGPYKQLPFHSCRVSPIGVSYGKYSGKPRLIVDLSSPHQDEQHPSVNGLISKEECSLSYVRIDDAINLIQQLGNDTTMCKTDISDAFKLMPIHPSQWHLYCIGWKGSFYYYTKLAFGCRSSPKIFDNLSTAICWIAKNIYGINHILHLLDDFITFEEPGKCGDRNMSMLYVIFNSLNIPMALHKTCGPNTVMEYLGIILDSHKMEARLPIDKLQRDTEIL; encoded by the coding sequence ATGATATCAGATGTAGAACTGACAACCAAAGTATGCAAGAACCTGAGGTCAGCTATCAACGATGATATAACTGTGGACAAACTTGTAGAGTGCGAAGTAAGTAAAGGATTTCTGTGTGGACCATACAAACAACTGCCTTTTCACTCTTGTAGAGTCAGTCCCATCGGTGTCTCCTATGGGAAGTATTCGGGGAAACCCAGGCTCATAGTAGACCTTTCGTCACCTCATCAGGATGAACAACACCCTAGTGTCAATGGCTTAATTAGCAAAGAAGAATGTTCCCTATCATATGTACGTATTGATGACGCAATCAATCTTATTCAACAACTAGGCAATGATACTACAATGTGTAAAACGGATATATCGGACGCATTTAAGTTAATGCCTATACATCCATCACAGTGGCACTTGTACTGTATAGGTTGGAAAGGCAGCTTCTACTACTATACTAAGCTAGCTTTTGGGTGTCGGTCCAGCCCCAAGATCTTTGACAATCTTTCAACAGCCATATGCTGGATTGCTAAAAACATTTATGGCATCAACCATATTTTACATCTGCTGGATGATTTCATCACATTTGAAGAACCGGGAAAATGTGGTGACAGAAATATGTCTATGTTGTATGTCATCTTCAATAGCCTAAATATACCGATGGCTCTACATAAGACTTGCGGACCAAACACAGTGATGGAGTACCTCGGTATCATTCTGGACTCTCATAAAATGGAAGCTAGACTGCCGATAGATAAACTTCAGCGAGATACAGAGATACTCTGA